In Oryza sativa Japonica Group chromosome 11, ASM3414082v1, the following are encoded in one genomic region:
- the LOC4349717 gene encoding U3 small nucleolar ribonucleoprotein protein MPP10 translates to MAMDLDEPLDAEKGEAALRRLRDADPALYLSPSADLAAAAREASKHLYASLVPFSPAQPPPLSNLLAGPAFDAEQIWSQIELLSRPLIPHLRRQLRRLEQQPPSQPPPRTESKSADAEEKSEEEEDGEGDEELEELDDVDDEEESEEEEKEELGLEGEAGNEVEDEFFKIKDLDKFMVKGEEAEYGGGAKQGKKKKKTENWMEEDSDSEDEEYLDEDEEDDDEHLDLEDFDDEEEEEEGAVGDIMYKDFFQEADDQKVRKKGGSKKVQFKDEPDKPEVDDKNDDGNDEQGLSTHEKARLKMHAKIEEMEKANLEPSTWTMQGEVNASSRPKNSALEVDLDFEHNVRPAPVITEEVTASLEEMIKKRIIEGHFDDVEKPSPLQFKSPKEQKDLDESKSKKGLAELYEDDYAQKAGLAPAPLSISDELKNEAKTLFKRICLKLDALSHFHFAPKPVIEDMSIQANVPALAMEEIAPVAVSDAAMLAPEEIFEGKGDVKEEAELTQAERKRRRANKKRRYAGSHKERPAKMQKD, encoded by the exons ATGGCGATGGATTTGGACGAgccgctcgacgcggagaagggcgaggcggcgctgcggcggctgcgcgaCGCCGACCCGGCCCTCTacctctccccctccgccgacctcgccgccgccgcccgtgagGCCTCCAAGCACCTCTACGCCTCGCTCGTCCCCTTCTCCCCCGCGCAGCCGCCCCCGCTCTCCAACCTCCTCGCAGGCCCCGCCTTCGACGCCGAGCAGATTTGGTCCCAGATTGAGCTGCTCTCCCGCCCTCTCATCCCCCACCTGCGCCgccagctccgccgcctcgagcAGCAACCCCCGTCTCAGCCGCCGCCTCGTACGGAATCGAAGTCCGCTGATGCCGAAGAGAAgtcagaggaggaggaggatggtgaAGGTGACGAAGAATTGGAGGAGTTGGACGATGTAGATGATGAAGAGGAAtcagaggaggaggaaaaggaAGAATTAGGATTGGAGGGTGAAGCAGGGAATGAAGTGGAGGACGAGTTCTTCAAGATAAAGGATCTCGATAAGTTCATGGTaaagggggaggaggcggaataTGGTGGGGGTGCCAAgcaagggaagaagaagaagaaaacagagaacTGGATGGAAGAAGATAGTGATTCGGAGGACGAGGAGTATCTtgatgaggatgaagaagatgaCGATGAGCACTTGGAT TTGGAAGACTTCgacgatgaagaagaagaagaagagggtgcAGTTGGAGATATAAT GTATAAGGATTTTTTTCAGGAAGCGGATGACCAAAAAGTAAGGAAGAAAGGTGGCTCCAAGAAAGTTCAATTCAAGGATGAACCAGATAAACCAGAAGTTGATGACAAAAATGATGATGGAAAT GATGAACAGGGTTTGTCAACTCACGAGAAGGCGCGCCTGAAGATGCATGCTAAAATAGAGGAAATGGAGAAAGCTAATCTTGAACCTAGTACGTGGACCATGCAGGGAGAG GTTAATGCTTCCAGCAGACCCAAAAATAGTGCTCTAGAAGTGGACCTTGATTTTGAGCACAATGTAAGACCTGCCCCAGTAATCACTGAGGAAGTCACTGCTTCTCTTGAAGAGATGATAAAGAAAAGAATAATAGAG GGTCATTTTGACGATGTTGAAAAGCCTTCTCCCTTGCAATTTAAATCCCCAAAGGAACAAAAGGATCTG GATGAAAGTAAGAGCAAGAAGGGTCTTGCTGAACTATATGAG GATGATTATGCGCAAAAAGCTGGCCTTGCACCTGCACCACTTTCTATTTCAGATGAACTTAAGAACGAG GCAAAGACCTTATTTAAGAGAATATGCTTGAAGTTGGATGCACTATCTCATTTCCACTTTGCTCCAAAGCCG GTCATTGAAGATATGTCTATACAAGCAAATGTACCAGCTCTAGCAATGGAGGAG ATTGCACCTGTAGCTGTTTCAGATGCTGCAATGCTTGCTCCTGAAGAAATTTTTGAAGGAAAAGGTGATGTTAAAGAAGAAGCAGAACTTACACAAGCTGAGCGCAAAAGAAGAAGAGCTAACAAGAAAAGGAGATATGCAG GATCGCATAAGGAGAGGCCAGCCAAGATGCAGAAAGATTAA
- the LOC4349718 gene encoding uncharacterized protein — MSSLEEPLGLGDLPKLSINRLERFSPNACRASADDRSTSNYKHHNGGNNQTIFHSSSHSWHMQGQYTDSSCNGVDMEFRALPRKVLWELPRFVKIVEVGPRDGLQNEKSTVPASVKIELIHKLVASGLSVVEATSFVSPKWVPQLADAKDVLQGIRHVPDVRFPVLTPNLRGFEAALAAGAKEVAVFASASESFSKSNLNCTIKESLVRYRDVVTSAKKHGMRIRGYVSCVVGCPVEGTIHPSKVAYVAKELYDMGCSEISLGDTIGVGTPGSILAMLEAVMSFVPVDKLAVHFHDTYGQALANILVSLQLGINIVDSSVSGLGGCPYAKGATGNVATEDVVYMLHGLGIETNVDLNKLMDAGDYISKHLGRQSGSKTTTALRKLTT; from the exons ATGTCGAGCCTCGAGGAGCCGCTCGGTCTTGGGGACCTTCCAAAGTTGAGTATTAACAGACTTGAAAGGTTCTCTCCAAATGCTTGCAGAGCAAGTGCTGATGACCGTAGCACCAGCAA TTACAAGCATCACAATGGTGGCAACAATCAGACGATCTTTCACAGCAGTTCTCATTCATGGCATATGCAAGGCCAATATACtgattcctcctgcaatggagTGGATATGGAGTTCAGAGCTCTTCCACGGAAG GTTTTGTGGGAGCTTCCAAGGTTTGTGAAGATAGTTGAAGTCGGACCACGGGATGGTCTGCAAAATGAGAAGAGTACTGTACCAGCTTCTGTAAAGATTGAACTGATACACAAATTGGTGGCTTCTGGTCTATCAGTAGTTGAAGCCACAAGTTTTGTTTCCCCAAAATGGGTGCCGCAG CTAGCTGATGCAAAGGATGTCCTTCAAGGGATTAGGCATGTGCCAGATGTGCGGTTTCCTGTGTTAACTCCTAACCTCAGA GGATTTGAGGCTGCTCTTGCAGCTGGTGCAAAAGAAGTTGCAGTCTTCGCATCtgcctctgaatccttttctaAGTCAAACCTTAATTGTACCATCAAGGAAAGCCTTGTTCGGTACCGTGATGTTGTAACTTCTGCCAAGAAACATGGAATGCGAATCCGTGG GTATGTTTCATGTGTGGTTGGTTGCCCTGTTGAAGGCACAATTCATCCATCAAAGGTAGCATACGTAGCTAAGGAGCTTTATGACATGGGTTGCTCGGAGATTTCACTTGGAGACACGATTGGTGTTGGTACACCAG GTAGCATACTTGCTATGCTTGAAGCTGTAATGTCTTTTGTTCCAGTGGACAAGCTCGCCGTCCATTTTCATGACACATACGGCCAAGCCCTTGCCAACATACTGGTCTCTCTCCAA CTGGGGATCAACATAGTGGACTCATCAGTGTCAGGACTGGGAGGCTGCCCATATGCAAAGGGCGCCACCGGCAATGTCGCGACGGAGGACGTTGTGTACATGCTCCATGGACTGGGGATAGAGACCAATGTTGACCTCAACAAGCTCATGGATGCTGGAGATTACATCTCCAAGCATCTGGGAAGGCAGTCAGGCTCCAAGACCACCACTGCTCTCCGCAAGCTAACCACTTAA
- the LOC4349719 gene encoding uncharacterized protein, whose product MAETSSAAAAAQTDAEREEALDRMLTRLALAEDARLAPLLARVLPYAITSLASATASVRKLVMEILSHINKRVKHRPEISLPMLDLWRIYTESTSSTIVRNFCIVYIEMAFERLLSEDKGSIAPDLLINISNVTEQHQGIILRLVVKAIGECNTHKVGDNVASKYQSISGSNDGLVFADFCFHTVLYQTPPQGVGCPAGLSVAQSDRVTGKQPLKGDTLTSRKLGILNVIEAMQLAPEIVYPLYLAAASDSQESVTKRGEELLKRKASAVNLEDSNLMKKLFTLFNGTASPENIAAELKVAPAHSSLRVRLMGVFCRSIAAANAFPYTLQCIFGCIYGNGTTSRLKQLGMEFTVWVFKHAANDQLKLIGPVILSGILRSLDGSSTTEADSSSRDIKIFAYQAIGLLATRMPNLFSNKTDMAIRLFTALRLEEQSLRLTIQEAATALATAYKGASVVILKDIEALLLENSQMEQSEVRFSAVRWATTLYDMKHCPSRYICMLGASDVKLDIREMALTGLNLLNDERESFAIATDSNYPDIADMVNYVYSQQPQLLHCDEQRNGKLLFPTKTFLAMIKFLMKCFQKSDGSDFLQEDLSNCPVSKLCIILEHAMSYEGSSELHALALKSLVDISSRQPKLVSSRYVNRLLWLRTLLGHVDADAREATSRLLGITSSALSSTAALDLLSELTSTFDQNRPSRFENYHGLLCAIGYITAGCLKESYITEEIVQKSIDVLVKVVESEGSALASTAMEALGHIGLHCLLPSINRNSSQAALLTILNEKLAKLLSENDTKAIQKILISLGHLSWNELSFAHLNNALDLIFSLSRSKVEEVLFAAGEALSFIWGEVPVTTDVILETNFVSLSQATNYLTGDAPVLVSSNSNKGSDCEEAHAMAREEIIKRLFDTLIYSSRKEERCAGTVWLVSLTMYCGQHPKILELLPQIQEALTHLLGDQNDLTQDLASQGMSIVYELGDASMKEQLVHALVNTLSGAAKKKRAIKLMEDSEVFQEGTIGNNPTGGKLSTYKELCSLANEMGQPDLIYKFMDLANYQAAINSKRGAAFGFSKIAKQAGEALQPHLHTLIPRLVRYQYDPDKNIQDSMAHIWKLIVADPKKTIDEHYDLIVEDLLVQSGSRLWRSREASCLALADIIQGRRYGQVSKHLRKIWITTFRAMDDIKETVRNAGDSLCRAVSLLTVRLCDVSLTTSSDANETMNIVLPYLLSEGILSKVSSVQKASISLVMKLAKGAGPALKPHLSELVSCMLECLSSLEDQRLNYVEMHAGNAGIQTEKLESLRIAVAKDSPMWETLDICLKVVDKESLDLLVPRLAQMVKSAVGLNTRVGVASFITLLVQKVMVEIKPYAAALLRLLYSAVLEEKSSAAKRAFASSCAAVLKYASPSQAQKLIEDTTSLHLGEKNAQLSAAILIKSYLSNAADILSGYNAVVLPVIFASRFDDDKDIGALYGELWEDIPSSERVTLQLYLPEIISLLCDSMSSSSWAGKRKSAKAIKKLCDALGESLSVHHNNILESLLKELPGRFWEGKDAILDALAALCSSCHTAMSAEDSGMPSVILNAVCAACSRKSKLYREAAFSCLQQVITAFKDPGFFNIVFPMLYEVSNRSVICKTRNSSSLTASSSAEQDETEGVSVSLDKVLNCVASLITVAFLQDIINQRKNILEIILNSLSPEESWQIKLSSFLCIKELCYKFQNPDGNNTWPEETTYLVEELFHSTAPKVVDVIRLVKIAQVHTAASECLLELSKLYRDFPLVDRKGPKFSGELAELCESEKSEQAKAFLKQCMDILKDFEDATGLAMEMD is encoded by the exons ATGGCGGAgacatcgtcggcggcggcggcggcgcagaccgacgcggagagggaggaggcgctgGACCGGATGCTGACGCGGCTGGCCCTCGCCGAAGACGCGCGGCTCGCGCCGCTGCTCGCCCGCGTCCTCCCCTACGCCATCACCTCgctcgcctccgccaccgcatcCGTCCGCAAGCTC GTTATGGAAATTCTCAGCCACATTAACAAACGGGTGAAGCACAGGCCTGAGATTTCACTGCCCATGCTGGATTTATGGAGGATTTATACTGAATCTACTTCCTCCACAATAGTCCGGAATTTTTGCATTGTTTATATTGAGATGGCATTTGAACGTCTGCTAAGTGAG GACAAGGGAAGCATAGCACCTGATCTTTTAATCAACATATCAAATGTTACAGAGCAGCATCAGGGAATCATCTTGAGACTTGTGGTGAAG GCTATTGGTGAATGTAACACACATAAGGTGGGTGACAATGTTGCTTCAAAATATCAATCCATAAGTGGATCTAATGATGGTCTAGTCTTCGCTGACTTCTGTTTTCACACAGTACTGTATCAAACACCACCTCAAGG TGTTGGATGCCCGGCAGGACTTTCGGTTGCTCAATCAGATCGTGTTACTGGAAAGCAGCCACTAAAAGGTGACACACTTACATCAAGAAAG CTAGGAATCTTGAACGTCATTGAAGCTATGCAGTTGGCACCAGAGATTGTTTACCCTCTTTATTTAGCTGCTGCTTCAGATAG TCAAGAGTCAGTTActaagagaggagaggagttatTAAAGCGCAAAGCTTCAGCTGTGAACCTAGAAGATTCCAACCTTATGAAGAAACTGTTCACACTATTCAATG GTACTGCAAGTCCAGAAAATATAGCTGCAGAGCTGAAAGTCGCCCCAGCACATAGTTCACTGCGAGTCCGCCTTATGGGTGTTTTCTGCCGATCGATTGCTGCAGCAAACGCATTCCCGTACACACTTCAGTGCATCTTTGGCTGCATCTATG GAAACGGGACTACTTCAAGGCTGAAGCAGTTAGGGATGGAGTTCACTGTCTGGGTTTTCAAACAT GCAGCAAATGACCAGCTAAAGTTAATTGGTCCAGTCATTCTCAGTGGAATATTACGTTCACTTGATGGTTCTTCCACTACTGAAGCAG ATTCTTCCAGTAGGGATATTAAAATATTTGCCTACCAGGCAATTGGTTTGCTTGCCACTCGCATGCCTAATTTATTCAG CAACAAAACTGACATGGCTATACGACTCTTTACTGCTTTAAGATTAGAGGAGCAATCTCTTCGTTTGACAATTCAGGAGGCAGCTACTGCCCTTGCTACAGCATACAAG GGTGCTTCGGTTGTAATATTGAAGGATATTGAGGCACTTCTTTTGGAAAATTCTCAAATG GAGCAAAGTGAGGTCCGATTTTCTGCTGTAAGATGGGCAACAACACTATACGATATGAAGCACTGCCCAAGCCGATACATTTGCATGCTTGGTGCTTCAGATGTAAAACTGGACATAAG GGAAATGGCTTTAACTGGTCTGAATCTGTTAAATGATGAAAGGGAGTCATTTGCAATAGCAACTGATTCCAACTATCCTGATATTGCAGACATGGTAAATTATGTATACAGCCAACAGCCTCAGTTGCTACACTGTGATGAGCAGAGGAACGGAAAATTGCTTTTCCCAACAAAAACATTTCTTGCAATGATAAAGTTTCTAATGAAGTGCTTTCAGAAAAGTGATGGCTCGGATTTTCTTCAAGAAGATCTATCTAATTGTCCAGTATCAAAATTGTGTATCATTTTAGAACATGCCATGTCATATGAAGGATCTAGTGAACTTCATGCATTGGCCTTGAAGTCATTGGTCGATATTTCCTCTCGTCAACCAAAG ttggTGTCATCGCGCTATGTGAACCGTTTACTTTGGCTAAGAACTTTACTGGGCCATGTTGATGCTGATGCTCGTGAAGCAACTTCACGTCTGCTTGGTATTACTTCTTCAGCCCTTTCAAGCACTGCTGCACTGGATCTTCTCTCTGAGCTCACTTCAACATTTGATCAAAATCGCCCATCAAG ATTCGAAAATTACCATGGATTGTTATGTGCAATTGGGTATATAACTGCTGGTTGTTTAAAGGAATCTTAT ATAACTGAAGAAATAGTGCAGAAATCAATTGATGTTCTTGTAAAAGTTGTCGAGTCTGAGGGTTCAGCATTGGCATCCACTGCGATGGAAGCTCTTGGTCATATTGGTCTCCATTGTTTATTGCCTTCTATTAATCGAAATTCCTCTCAAG CTGCACTTTTAACAATCCTGAATGAGAAGCTGGCTAAGCTGCTTTCAGAAAATGATACTAAAGCTATACAAAAGATTTTGATATCGCTGGGACACCTATCTTGGAACGAGTTGTCATTTGCACACCTGAATAATGCATTGGACTTAATTTTTAGTCTTTCACGCTCTAAG GTGGAAGAAGTTCTTTTTGCAGCCGGGGAGGCCCTATCTTTTATATGGGGGGAAGTTCCTGTGACCACAGATGTAATACTAGAAACGAACTTTGTCTCCCTTTCCCAGGCCACAAACTATCTTACTGGTGATGCACCCGTACTTGTCTCGAGTAACTCTAATAAAGGAAGTGATTGTGAAGAAGCACACGCAATGGCTCGAGAAGAAATTATAAAACGGTTATTTGATACATTAATTTATAGCAGTAGAAAAGAGGAAAGGTGCGCAGGTACTGTCTGGTTGGTCTCACTTACAATGTACTGTGGTCAGCATCCAAAGATCCTGGAACTACTTCCACAAATTCAG GAAGCCCTTACCCACCTTCTTGGTGATCAGAATGATCTTACACAAGATCTGGCATCCCAAGGCATGAGTATTGTATATGAGCTTGGTGATGCATCTATGAAGGAGCAGCTGGTTCATGCTCTTGTGAATACACTGTCTGGCgcagcaaaaaagaaaagggccATCAAG CTGATGGAGGATTCAGAGGTTTTTCAAGAAGGAACTATTGGCAATAATCCTACTGGAGGAAAGCTTAGCACATACAAGGAACTTTGTAGCCTTGCCAACGAGATGGGCCAACCTGACTTAATATACAAGTTTATGGATCTAGCTAACTATCAGGCTGCTATCAATTCCAAGAGGGGTGCTGCTTTTGGGTTTTCCAAGATAGCCAAGCAAGCTGGTGAGGCACTTCAGCCTCATCTGCATACCTTAATTCCCAGGCTTGTCCGTTACCAATATGATCCTGATAAGAACATCCAG GATTCTATGGCACACATATGGAAATTAATTGTTGCagatccaaaaaaaacaatagaTGAACATTATGATCTAATAGTAGAAGATTTATTGGTTCAATCTGGATCGAGGCTTTGGCGTTCACGTGAAGCTTCATGTCTTGCACTTGCAGACATTATTCAAGGTCGAAGATATGGTCAG GTTTCTAAGCATTTGAGAAAAATATGGATTACCACCTTCCGAGCAATGGATGATATTAAGGAAACTGTGCGAAATGCTGGTGACAGTTTGTGCCGAGCTGTAAGCTTGTTGACAGTTAGGCTCTGTGATGTGTCACTTACTACTTCATCTGATGCAAATGAAACAATGAACATTGTACTGCCATACTTGCTTTCTGAAGGCATACTCAGTAAAGTTTCAAGTGTTCAAAAGGCATCTATAAGTTTGGTTATGAAGCTTGCTAAG GGGGCTGGCCCTGCACTTAAGCCACATCTGTCAGAACTTGTCAGCTGTATGCTCGAATGCTTATCAAGTCTGGAGGATCAAAGATTGAACTATGTTGAG ATGCATGCAGGAAATGCTGGCATCCAAACTGAAAAGCTTGAGAGCTTGCGTATAGCTGTGGCTAAAGATTCTCCGATGTGGGAAACCCTTGATATCTGTTTAAAAGTTGTTGACAAAGAATCACTGGATCTTTTAGTTCCTCGTCTGGCTCAAATGGTTAAATCTGCTGTTGGTCTTAATACAAG GGTTGGTGTTGCTAGCTTCATCACCTTGTTAGTACAGAAGGTCATGGTTGAAATCAAGCCATATGCGGCAGCATTGCTGAGGTTACTGTATAGTGCTGTTCTGGAGGAAAAGAGTTCTGCAGCTAAAAGGGCCTTTGCATCATCTTGTGCTGCAGTCTTAAAATATGCCAGCCCTTCTCAGGCTCAGAAACTTATTGAAGATACCACTTCTCTGCATTTAGGTGAAAAAAATGCTCAGTTGTCTGCTGCAATTCTTATTAAATCTTATTTAAGCAATGCAGCAGATATTCTTAGTGGATACAATGCAGTTGTTCTCCCAGTAATTTTTGCTTCAAG ATTTGATGATGACAAAGACATCGGTGCATTGTATGGAGAACTTTGGGAGGATATTCCTAGTAGCGAAAGAGTAACCCTACAGTTATACTTACCAGAAATTATCTCTCTTTTGTGTGATTCCATGTCCTCGTCGTCATGGGCTGGGAAGAGAAAG TCAGCCAAGGCTATAAAAAAACTATGTGATGCTCTAGGAGAATCCCTGTCTGTGCACCACAATAATATTCTTGAATCACTTTTGAAAGAACTACCTGGTCGATTTTGGGAG GGAAAAGATGCTATTCTGGATGCACTCGCTGCACTTTGTTCGAGCTGCCATACTGCTATGAGTGCAGAAGACTCTGGCATGCCTAGTGTTATTCTAAATGCTGTTTGTGCTGCATGCAGTAGGAAGTCAAAATTGTACCGTGAAGCAGCTTTCTCGTGTTTGCAGCAA GTGATTACAGCATTCAAAGATCCAGGATTCTTCAATATTGTTTTTCCTATGCTGTATGAGGTTTCTAATCGATCTGTCATTTGTAAAACAAGGAACTCATCTTCACTCACTGCATCCTCTAGTGCTG AGCAAGATGAAACTGAAGGTGTTTCTGTTTCTCTTGATAAGGTGCTCAACTGTGTAGCATCTTTAATCACTGTTGCTTTCCTGCAAGATATTATCAACCAAAGGAAGAATATCctggaaattattttaaattctcTATCCCCCGAGGAGAGTTGGCAGA TTAAGTTGTCATCGTTCTTGTGTATCAAAGAGTTGTGCTATAAATTCCAGAATCCAGATGGTAATAACACTTGGCCTGAGGAAACAACTTACTTGGTTGAGGAG TTATTTCATTCAACAGCACCAAAAGTTGTGGATGTCATACGCTTAGTTAAGATTGCTCAG GTTCACACCGCTGCTTCCGAGTGTCTCCTTGAGTTGAGCAAATTGTATAGAGACTTTCCATTGGTTGACAGAAAAGGGCCCAAGTTCTCAGGCGAACTTGCTGAACTTTGTGAGTCGGAAAAAAGCGAGCAAGCAAAGGCATTTTTGAAGCAATGCATGGATATTCTCAAAGACTTCGAAGATGCCACTGGATTAGCCATGGAGATGGATTAA